Proteins co-encoded in one Stutzerimonas stutzeri genomic window:
- a CDS encoding efflux RND transporter permease subunit, translating into MIAAIIRWSVANRFLILLATLFAVAWGIWSVKNTAVDALPDLSDVQVIIRTPYPGQAPQIVENQVTYPLTTTMLSVPGAKTVRGYSFFGDSYVYVLFEDGTDLYWARSRVLEYLSQVQSRLPAAAKPALGPDATGVGWIYQYALVDRTGKHDLSQLRSLQDWFLRYELKTLPNVAEVAPIGGMVKQYQVVMDPIRMASRGVTQQQIAKAIDEANRETGGSVLELAETEFMVRATGYLKTLKDFRAIPLRLDGGVPVTLGDVAHIQLGPEMRRGISELDGEGEVVGGVVILRSGKNARETIAAVQTKLDELKASLPQGVEIVTTYDRSKLIDSAVENLTHKLIEEFIVVALVCAIFLWHLRSSLVAIVSLPIGILIAFVIMQRQGINANIMSLGGIAIAIGAMVDAAIVMIENAHKHIEAWHKRHPDSTLKGQEHWKVITDAAVEVGPALFFSLLIITLSFIPVFTLEAQEGRLFGPLAFTKTYAMAAAAGLSVTLVPVLMGYWIRGKIPDEHRNPLNRGLIWIYKPALDAVLRWPKMTLLVAVLVFLTGLWPASRLGGEFLPPLDEGDLLYMPTALPGLSAQKASELLQQTDRLIKTVPEVAHVFGKAGRADTATDPAPLEMFETTIQFKPKDQWRPGMTPDKLVEELDRTVQVPGLANLWIPPIRNRIDMLATGIKSPIGVKVYGTDLAQIDKATQAVEKIAKTVPGVSSALAERLTGGRYIDVDIDRVAAARYGLNIADVQSIVAGAIGGQTIGETVEGLARYPINLRYGREWRDSISDLRNLPIYTPQGSQITLGTVAKVQVTDGPPMLKSENARLSGWVYVDVRGRDMAAVVGDLREKISKGVQLESGMSISYSGQFEFMERANAKLKLVVPATLLIIFVLLYLTFGRFGEALLIMATLPFALTGGVWFLYLLGYNLSVATGIGFIALAGVSAEFGVIMLLYLKKAWTDRVNAGAHGEGVLLDAIREGAVQRVRPKAMTVAVIIAGLLPILWGSGTGSEIMSRIAAPMVGGMITAPLLSLFVLPAAYLLMRRRQLRVTTQQATNPTGEHP; encoded by the coding sequence ATGATTGCAGCCATAATCCGATGGTCAGTAGCCAACCGCTTTCTGATCCTGCTGGCCACTTTGTTCGCGGTGGCCTGGGGTATCTGGTCGGTCAAGAACACTGCTGTCGATGCGTTGCCAGACCTTTCCGACGTTCAGGTCATCATTCGCACGCCATACCCAGGGCAGGCGCCGCAGATTGTCGAGAATCAGGTCACCTACCCGCTTACGACGACCATGCTGTCTGTTCCCGGTGCCAAAACGGTTCGCGGCTACTCCTTCTTTGGGGACAGCTACGTGTACGTCCTGTTCGAAGACGGCACAGACCTTTATTGGGCCCGTTCACGTGTGCTGGAGTACCTGAGTCAGGTTCAGAGCCGGCTCCCTGCCGCCGCCAAACCCGCCTTGGGGCCTGACGCCACAGGTGTCGGTTGGATTTACCAATATGCCTTGGTAGACCGAACGGGCAAGCATGACCTCTCACAGCTGCGCTCATTGCAAGATTGGTTTCTGCGCTATGAACTAAAGACACTACCCAACGTGGCGGAAGTCGCACCCATAGGCGGGATGGTCAAGCAGTACCAGGTCGTAATGGATCCTATACGGATGGCCAGCCGGGGCGTGACGCAGCAGCAGATTGCAAAGGCGATCGATGAAGCCAACCGTGAAACCGGCGGGAGTGTTCTGGAACTCGCAGAAACCGAGTTCATGGTCCGTGCGACCGGGTATCTCAAGACACTCAAAGACTTTCGAGCCATTCCTTTGCGTCTCGACGGCGGCGTGCCAGTGACGCTAGGGGACGTTGCGCATATCCAGCTCGGCCCGGAAATGCGCCGGGGCATCAGCGAGCTTGACGGTGAAGGTGAGGTAGTCGGCGGCGTGGTGATCCTGCGGAGCGGCAAGAACGCTCGGGAAACCATCGCTGCCGTTCAGACCAAACTGGATGAGCTGAAAGCGAGCCTGCCCCAAGGCGTCGAAATCGTCACGACGTACGACCGTAGCAAGCTGATCGACAGTGCCGTTGAAAACCTCACGCACAAGCTCATCGAGGAGTTCATTGTCGTTGCGTTGGTTTGCGCGATTTTTCTGTGGCATCTGCGCTCGTCGTTGGTCGCCATCGTGTCGTTGCCGATCGGCATCCTGATTGCTTTTGTGATCATGCAGCGGCAAGGCATCAACGCCAACATCATGTCGTTGGGTGGCATCGCGATCGCCATCGGAGCGATGGTCGATGCAGCAATCGTCATGATCGAAAACGCCCACAAGCACATTGAGGCCTGGCACAAGCGGCATCCTGACTCCACCTTGAAGGGCCAGGAGCACTGGAAGGTCATTACTGACGCGGCTGTTGAAGTGGGGCCGGCACTGTTCTTCAGCCTGCTGATCATCACGCTGTCGTTCATACCAGTGTTCACCCTGGAGGCGCAGGAAGGCCGGCTGTTCGGTCCACTGGCGTTCACCAAAACCTATGCAATGGCAGCCGCCGCGGGCCTGTCTGTCACGCTGGTTCCGGTGCTCATGGGGTATTGGATCAGGGGCAAAATCCCTGACGAACACCGTAATCCACTCAACCGTGGCCTCATCTGGATCTACAAGCCGGCCCTGGACGCGGTACTGCGCTGGCCCAAGATGACTCTGCTGGTGGCTGTTCTGGTCTTCCTGACAGGCTTGTGGCCGGCCTCTCGCCTTGGTGGGGAGTTCTTGCCCCCGCTGGATGAAGGTGACCTCCTTTATATGCCCACTGCGCTTCCAGGCCTCTCCGCTCAGAAGGCTTCTGAGCTACTGCAGCAGACGGACCGGCTCATAAAAACGGTTCCAGAAGTTGCACACGTGTTCGGTAAGGCTGGTCGAGCCGACACCGCTACAGATCCCGCCCCGCTGGAAATGTTCGAGACGACCATTCAGTTCAAGCCGAAGGATCAATGGCGCCCTGGGATGACGCCTGACAAGCTGGTTGAGGAGTTGGATCGCACCGTACAGGTACCTGGATTAGCCAATCTGTGGATCCCGCCGATTCGAAACCGTATCGATATGCTGGCGACGGGTATCAAGAGCCCGATCGGGGTGAAAGTGTATGGCACTGACTTGGCACAGATCGACAAAGCCACCCAGGCAGTGGAAAAAATCGCCAAAACGGTGCCTGGGGTCAGTTCGGCGCTTGCTGAGAGACTGACCGGCGGCAGGTATATCGATGTGGATATCGATCGTGTCGCCGCCGCACGCTACGGCCTGAATATCGCGGACGTGCAATCGATCGTGGCCGGTGCCATCGGTGGTCAAACCATTGGTGAAACCGTGGAAGGGCTCGCCAGGTATCCGATCAACCTCCGCTATGGCCGCGAGTGGCGCGACTCGATATCCGATCTGCGCAACCTACCGATCTACACGCCGCAAGGCAGCCAGATCACGTTGGGGACCGTGGCCAAAGTACAGGTGACAGACGGACCGCCCATGCTTAAAAGCGAAAACGCAAGGCTGTCGGGCTGGGTTTACGTCGATGTTCGTGGCCGCGACATGGCGGCTGTGGTGGGCGATCTGAGGGAAAAGATCAGCAAAGGGGTCCAGCTCGAATCCGGCATGAGCATCAGCTATTCCGGCCAATTCGAATTCATGGAGCGAGCTAACGCGAAGCTGAAGCTCGTCGTGCCGGCTACCTTGCTCATCATTTTTGTCTTGCTCTACCTCACGTTTGGGCGCTTTGGGGAGGCGTTGCTGATCATGGCCACGCTGCCATTCGCCCTAACCGGTGGCGTCTGGTTCCTCTATTTGCTCGGGTACAACCTATCCGTAGCGACAGGAATCGGTTTCATCGCACTGGCAGGCGTTTCTGCTGAGTTCGGCGTCATTATGCTGCTGTATTTGAAGAAGGCATGGACAGATCGGGTTAACGCTGGAGCCCATGGCGAAGGCGTACTGCTCGACGCAATCCGCGAAGGCGCTGTGCAGCGGGTGCGCCCCAAGGCCATGACCGTAGCAGTGATTATCGCCGGTCTGCTGCCCATCCTCTGGGGTAGCGGAACCGGCAGCGAAATCATGAGCCGCATCGCCGCGCCCATGGTGGGCGGGATGATCACCGCCCCTTTGCTCTCCCTGTTCGTTCTGCCGGCAGCTTACCTGCTGATGCGCCGCCGGCAATTGCGAGTTACCACCCAGCAAGCAACCAACCCCACTGGAGAACATCCATGA
- a CDS encoding copper-binding protein, with protein sequence MNIKHITLASLFLVPVAYAADKEPMDGMPMDHKGMNMPMDQKSAGQTATAIGTVKKVNTESGTVTIAHGPVEALGWPSMTMGFKAKPDQLQTLKEGDQVEFEFSSKGMDSTITRIEKQ encoded by the coding sequence ATGAACATTAAGCACATCACCCTTGCCTCACTCTTCCTGGTGCCAGTCGCCTATGCCGCCGACAAGGAGCCAATGGACGGCATGCCGATGGATCACAAAGGCATGAACATGCCAATGGACCAGAAGTCGGCGGGACAGACCGCTACAGCCATCGGCACAGTCAAGAAAGTAAACACCGAGAGCGGCACCGTGACCATTGCACACGGCCCGGTCGAAGCGCTGGGTTGGCCTTCTATGACGATGGGCTTCAAAGCGAAGCCTGATCAGCTCCAAACGCTGAAAGAAGGGGACCAGGTCGAATTCGAGTTCTCCTCGAAAGGTATGGATTCCACCATTACGCGCATCGAAAAGCAGTAA
- a CDS encoding co-regulatory protein PtrA N-terminal domain-containing protein, with protein sequence MNRITKVIVPFILTVASSLAMAEGGSERTLNRLNDSAGAKPTLKELVKEGQVLSIAPAGATGTTRMIQNYRTSAQVQTYEMKVKTPDGKIHTVEFLSTPVGVNNG encoded by the coding sequence ATGAACCGCATAACCAAAGTAATCGTTCCTTTTATTCTGACCGTTGCTTCCTCGCTTGCAATGGCCGAAGGCGGAAGCGAACGTACGCTGAATCGCTTAAATGACTCGGCAGGAGCAAAGCCCACCCTTAAGGAGCTTGTCAAAGAGGGTCAAGTGCTGAGCATCGCACCTGCAGGGGCGACCGGCACGACTCGAATGATTCAAAACTATAGAACTAGTGCCCAAGTCCAGACGTATGAGATGAAGGTCAAGACCCCCGACGGGAAGATCCATACGGTAGAGTTCCTGAGCACCCCAGTTGGCGTGAACAATGGCTAA
- a CDS encoding DUF2933 domain-containing protein, producing the protein MSSIISKIKSVLQRNPVVTGLTAAVVGYMLLNQSTAALATTLPSLLFLLPCLLMMVVCMKHMSSGKCDKPKEPNVGENTLLSKSE; encoded by the coding sequence ATGAGCAGCATAATATCCAAGATTAAAAGCGTACTGCAGCGCAATCCGGTCGTAACGGGGTTAACCGCAGCTGTGGTTGGCTACATGCTACTGAACCAAAGCACTGCGGCGTTGGCAACAACGCTGCCAAGCCTGCTCTTTCTCTTGCCCTGCTTGTTGATGATGGTCGTATGCATGAAGCATATGTCTAGCGGTAAGTGCGACAAGCCCAAGGAGCCCAACGTTGGCGAAAACACCTTGTTAAGCAAAAGCGAATAA
- a CDS encoding heavy metal sensor histidine kinase → MGKVSLTSRMAIAFMLVVTVVLLAAAISFNYFCQLHFERKDAQVLNEKAAAVERTLLNSSAFGPETASRIDAVIEHSFGFATAVVVDGKTVYSHHNLSESLLPLVTDIQEERWTVSFGGHQYSGITRKVNRWVEGQDTVIYLALDVTHRIHFFDMIQQWFAYTLVVSALLSGALGVVLIRKGLKPIDELSKTSSTVTAHCLDTRIPTESVPGELHELVDNFNEMLSRLDDSFLRLSGFSADIAHELRTPLNSMLTQMEVALLRDRENTDYKDILYSALEELRRMSKMVDDMLFLAKADNGKITPNAEDASMAEITASVIEYYELAAEDKKVEIALSGDGSVHGDKSMLRRAVSNIVSNAVRYAEEGSTISVEISESGGSVCTAISNRGTTIPAELQARVFDRFYRVDTARREGTTMNAGLGMAITRSIVEAHKGRIACESAEGHTTFTMTLPKLMSS, encoded by the coding sequence ATGGGAAAAGTGTCACTGACGAGCAGAATGGCGATAGCTTTCATGCTCGTGGTTACGGTTGTGCTGCTGGCGGCCGCAATCAGCTTTAATTATTTTTGTCAGCTCCATTTCGAACGCAAAGATGCACAAGTGCTTAATGAAAAGGCCGCTGCAGTAGAGCGTACGCTACTCAACAGCTCAGCATTCGGGCCTGAGACCGCTTCAAGGATCGATGCCGTTATTGAGCACTCCTTTGGCTTCGCGACTGCGGTTGTAGTAGACGGTAAGACGGTTTACTCCCATCACAATCTGTCTGAGAGCTTGCTACCTCTTGTCACAGACATCCAAGAGGAACGCTGGACGGTAAGTTTCGGTGGCCACCAGTACAGCGGAATTACCAGAAAAGTAAATCGGTGGGTAGAAGGGCAGGACACTGTTATCTATTTGGCTTTGGATGTAACGCACCGAATCCACTTCTTCGATATGATTCAGCAGTGGTTTGCTTATACGCTTGTCGTTAGTGCACTTCTGAGTGGCGCGTTAGGTGTTGTTCTGATCAGGAAAGGCTTAAAACCAATAGACGAACTGTCCAAGACTTCTTCTACGGTAACCGCCCACTGCTTAGATACCAGAATTCCTACCGAGTCGGTGCCAGGCGAGCTGCATGAACTCGTAGACAACTTCAACGAAATGCTTTCGCGCTTGGACGACTCTTTTCTCAGATTGTCAGGTTTCTCAGCGGATATCGCGCATGAGCTAAGAACGCCGCTGAACAGCATGCTTACCCAAATGGAGGTCGCGCTCTTGCGCGACCGCGAGAATACCGACTACAAAGACATTTTGTATTCCGCCCTCGAAGAACTTAGGCGCATGTCAAAGATGGTCGATGACATGCTATTCCTCGCCAAGGCGGACAACGGGAAGATTACGCCCAATGCCGAAGATGCCAGCATGGCTGAGATTACCGCGAGCGTTATCGAATATTACGAGCTTGCAGCCGAGGACAAAAAGGTAGAAATCGCGCTTTCAGGCGATGGATCGGTACATGGCGATAAATCGATGCTGAGACGGGCCGTCTCAAACATAGTCTCTAACGCAGTTCGATATGCAGAGGAAGGCAGCACCATCAGCGTTGAAATAAGCGAGAGCGGTGGCTCGGTTTGCACAGCCATATCCAACCGAGGCACAACGATTCCAGCCGAGCTTCAGGCCCGAGTGTTTGATCGATTCTATAGGGTCGACACCGCAAGGCGCGAAGGAACCACCATGAATGCGGGCCTCGGCATGGCTATCACTCGTTCGATAGTCGAAGCGCACAAAGGGCGCATCGCTTGCGAATCAGCTGAGGGGCATACGACTTTCACAATGACGCTTCCAAAGCTTATGTCTAGTTAA
- the flgB gene encoding flagellar basal body rod protein FlgB — MRISFEKAVGGPEKTLLYTAKRAEVLSNNIANADTPNFKARDLNFASVLAAQNKQAINTEFSLAKTNQSHINTGGLEVTLSDAALLYRVPNQPSLDQNTVDVQVEQAKYAENSIRFQAAFTRLNGAFKGLMMALKGE, encoded by the coding sequence ATGAGGATTAGTTTCGAAAAGGCTGTAGGCGGGCCAGAAAAAACGCTCCTCTACACTGCCAAAAGAGCAGAGGTGCTGAGCAACAATATAGCCAATGCTGATACACCCAATTTCAAAGCCAGGGATTTGAATTTTGCCTCGGTGCTTGCCGCTCAAAACAAGCAGGCAATTAACACTGAGTTTTCACTGGCCAAAACTAACCAGAGTCATATAAATACTGGTGGCTTGGAGGTTACTCTTAGCGATGCGGCCCTACTCTACAGGGTTCCCAATCAACCGTCGCTTGATCAGAACACAGTCGACGTTCAGGTTGAACAAGCAAAATATGCGGAAAATTCGATTCGTTTCCAGGCTGCATTTACTCGGCTGAACGGCGCATTCAAGGGTTTAATGATGGCCCTGAAAGGTGAGTGA
- a CDS encoding co-regulatory protein PtrA N-terminal domain-containing protein, giving the protein MKSLIPFYLVGSLMLSPMALAEGGSDRTLERLQQLRDKAEAVLVQAEKAPVCERQMHMKEHMGMLEEMMSQLHKDHPGPNVSTEEHLAWMEKHDKLVDDVLEQMIREHKLMTADRECHQ; this is encoded by the coding sequence ATGAAATCGTTGATACCTTTTTACCTTGTCGGATCGCTGATGCTGTCTCCCATGGCTTTGGCTGAAGGAGGAAGCGACCGCACTCTCGAGCGCCTTCAGCAACTGCGCGATAAAGCTGAAGCGGTTTTGGTTCAAGCAGAGAAAGCGCCAGTCTGCGAGCGCCAAATGCATATGAAAGAACATATGGGAATGCTCGAAGAAATGATGAGCCAGCTCCATAAAGATCATCCAGGACCAAACGTCTCTACCGAGGAGCATTTGGCTTGGATGGAGAAGCACGACAAATTGGTAGACGACGTACTGGAACAAATGATTCGCGAGCATAAGCTGATGACGGCTGATAGGGAGTGTCATCAGTAA
- a CDS encoding SDR family NAD(P)-dependent oxidoreductase has translation MTLPGEPIMVLRIFSSQRLALLLLLLTALQLSGCAVSPRLKPSDQPSVAGKTFVITGASSGFGRGVALRLAALQGDVVLAARRTAVLEELATQIREAGGSALVVTTDVSKPADIQGLAQAAIERFGSIDVWINNAAVGALGRFEDVPVEDHARVVDVNLKGVIYGSHAAMRQFRTQGFGTLVNVGSVESEIPLAYHASYAATKGGVMNLGAAIAEEIRLSGSETISVATVMPWAVDTPFWEHAANYTGGTPRMAAMDGPEQVVEAIAWVSVNPRKRLPVGWKARGAVISHSLFPSLTERIAANIAHRWQIEKAPPAPPTTGSLYKPMHSGTGVEGGVRERMEREETAREQSK, from the coding sequence ATGACTTTGCCAGGAGAACCAATAATGGTTTTGCGAATCTTCTCATCGCAGAGATTGGCTTTGCTGCTGCTTCTGCTTACCGCCCTGCAACTCAGTGGCTGCGCCGTTTCCCCACGCCTGAAACCAAGCGACCAGCCAAGCGTAGCTGGCAAAACCTTCGTCATCACTGGTGCCTCCAGTGGCTTCGGTCGCGGCGTGGCGCTCAGGCTTGCCGCTTTGCAAGGCGACGTGGTGCTGGCGGCCCGCCGAACCGCGGTGCTCGAAGAACTGGCTACGCAGATACGCGAGGCAGGAGGGTCGGCACTCGTAGTGACCACCGATGTGAGCAAGCCAGCCGACATACAAGGCCTGGCCCAAGCCGCCATCGAACGCTTCGGCAGTATCGACGTGTGGATCAACAACGCAGCGGTCGGAGCACTGGGGCGCTTCGAAGACGTCCCCGTCGAGGACCATGCGCGGGTTGTGGACGTCAATCTCAAGGGCGTGATCTACGGAAGCCACGCGGCCATGCGCCAGTTCAGAACTCAGGGCTTCGGCACGCTGGTCAACGTCGGCTCGGTCGAGAGCGAGATACCGCTGGCTTACCATGCCTCCTACGCAGCGACCAAAGGTGGAGTGATGAATCTCGGGGCAGCAATCGCCGAGGAGATTCGCCTGAGCGGCAGCGAGACTATTAGTGTCGCCACTGTTATGCCCTGGGCTGTGGACACACCGTTCTGGGAACACGCGGCCAACTACACCGGCGGCACGCCACGCATGGCCGCAATGGACGGCCCTGAGCAGGTGGTTGAAGCCATCGCCTGGGTCTCGGTCAACCCGCGCAAACGTCTGCCGGTAGGCTGGAAAGCCCGGGGCGCAGTGATCTCGCATTCGCTGTTCCCCTCTCTCACCGAGCGAATCGCGGCGAACATCGCGCACCGCTGGCAGATCGAAAAAGCTCCGCCAGCACCGCCAACAACGGGTTCGCTTTACAAGCCAATGCACTCTGGCACTGGTGTGGAAGGCGGCGTGCGTGAACGTATGGAGCGGGAAGAGACTGCACGAGAGCAATCGAAATAA
- a CDS encoding glycoside hydrolase family 15 protein translates to MRINQQLAAGKAEYPTIASLAAIGDGRSMALVGPDGNVEWFCPQRFDATPMIWPLLDRQRGGRLQLSTPGDVKTHYLDDSAVLEFEVHSASGSARVTLCMEWPGSDDQQRLLWQVDGLAGRCEFTLQFEPRPDFGSVAGEASISAEGLTYSYMGQQLLLQADCALYPDGEGWKGAISVDAGGRAGVSLSVSLEQDAPPVPVSIESVPARIEATLIAWRDWCAALECPAAYRGAVVRSAISLKLLIYAPSGAVVAAGTTSLPEHLGGERNWDYRYTWFRDAGLTLGALFGLGCRDEAHCWAQWMQRTIEQHGTPLAVLYDVNGAAPPPERNIEGVDGYRGSRPVRVGNAADGQFQLDVYGELLECVSICDSMGDDAMRAHWPHMRAAADFIAAHWQEPDQSIWEMRSAPRHYVHSKVMAWAGLQRALWLKRRHDLDGDEESWVNQAEALRQLVLRRGLSADGNNFVRAFDDDRLDASLLLLARVGFVEGGDERFVNTVDMIRKQLDEGGGALRRYPAEISDGLEGREGAFFICSFWLVEALVQTGRPREAKELYEQLLQRKGEHGLFAEEFDTRSGQHLGNVPQAFSHVGLINAALSLGSAD, encoded by the coding sequence ATGAGAATTAATCAGCAACTGGCAGCTGGAAAGGCAGAATATCCAACGATCGCTTCGCTGGCGGCCATCGGTGATGGTCGCTCCATGGCATTGGTGGGCCCAGATGGCAACGTGGAATGGTTCTGTCCCCAGCGCTTCGATGCCACACCGATGATTTGGCCGCTGCTCGACCGTCAACGTGGCGGGCGGCTACAGCTGTCGACACCGGGTGACGTCAAAACGCATTATCTGGACGATTCTGCAGTATTAGAGTTCGAAGTGCACAGCGCGTCCGGGTCCGCCCGTGTCACGCTTTGTATGGAGTGGCCTGGATCGGACGATCAGCAACGCTTGCTTTGGCAGGTAGACGGCTTAGCTGGCCGCTGTGAGTTCACTCTGCAGTTTGAGCCGCGTCCAGATTTCGGAAGCGTAGCCGGTGAGGCAAGCATTTCAGCCGAAGGGTTAACCTATTCTTATATGGGTCAACAGCTGTTGCTTCAAGCGGACTGCGCACTGTATCCGGACGGCGAAGGCTGGAAGGGAGCGATCTCAGTAGATGCAGGAGGGCGTGCGGGAGTTTCTCTAAGCGTTTCCTTAGAGCAAGATGCCCCACCCGTTCCTGTGTCGATTGAATCTGTACCCGCGCGGATTGAGGCGACCCTGATTGCGTGGCGCGACTGGTGCGCAGCGCTGGAGTGCCCCGCAGCATATAGAGGCGCCGTGGTACGCAGCGCGATTAGCCTTAAGTTATTGATTTACGCACCCAGCGGAGCGGTCGTTGCCGCCGGAACCACTTCCCTACCTGAACACCTGGGCGGGGAGCGGAACTGGGATTACCGCTACACCTGGTTTCGAGATGCGGGGCTGACACTTGGTGCTCTTTTCGGCCTCGGTTGTCGGGATGAGGCACATTGTTGGGCCCAGTGGATGCAGCGAACCATTGAGCAGCATGGGACGCCGCTGGCCGTGCTATACGATGTAAACGGAGCTGCGCCACCGCCAGAACGTAATATCGAAGGGGTTGATGGCTATCGCGGCTCGCGGCCGGTGCGTGTGGGTAACGCTGCTGATGGCCAGTTTCAGCTGGATGTTTATGGCGAGTTGCTGGAGTGCGTGAGCATCTGCGATAGCATGGGCGACGATGCGATGCGGGCGCACTGGCCTCATATGCGCGCCGCTGCTGATTTCATTGCAGCGCACTGGCAGGAGCCTGACCAAAGCATTTGGGAGATGCGCAGCGCGCCGCGCCACTATGTGCACTCCAAGGTCATGGCCTGGGCCGGTCTACAGCGTGCGCTATGGCTGAAGCGCCGCCATGACCTAGACGGAGATGAGGAAAGTTGGGTCAATCAGGCCGAGGCTCTACGTCAGTTAGTCCTGCGCCGTGGTCTCAGCGCCGACGGCAATAACTTCGTCCGGGCCTTCGATGACGATAGGCTGGATGCTAGCCTCCTGTTATTAGCGCGTGTTGGCTTCGTCGAAGGCGGCGATGAACGTTTCGTCAATACGGTCGATATGATCCGCAAACAACTGGACGAAGGCGGCGGCGCGCTACGGCGCTACCCTGCTGAAATTTCGGATGGGCTAGAGGGCCGAGAAGGCGCCTTCTTCATCTGTAGCTTTTGGCTGGTCGAGGCATTAGTGCAAACCGGCCGGCCTCGAGAGGCAAAGGAACTTTACGAACAGCTGCTGCAACGCAAGGGTGAGCACGGCCTGTTCGCTGAGGAGTTCGACACCCGAAGCGGCCAGCATTTAGGGAATGTACCTCAGGCCTTTTCTCATGTCGGTTTGATAAACGCCGCCCTGAGCCTCGGCTCTGCTGATTAA
- a CDS encoding SDR family oxidoreductase, with protein MTDREQTAVICGGTAGVGRATAHAFAQAGYRVAVIARGEQGLADTRNELEAAGAKVLAIAADVADPEAIDQAADRIEAELGPIEIWVNAAMATVFGPVNKISAAEFKRVTDVTYLGFVHGTLAALRHMESRNRGTIVQVGSALSYRAIPLQSAYCAAKFAIRGFTDSLRCELIHTNSRVRLTMVQLPAHNTPQFDWSRNKMQKRPQPVPPIHTPAVAARAIVRAATDAPRELWIGRASFQAIIGNMFMPGLLDRMMAKQAWSGQMTDSPAGDEQPDNLFHPVEGLHRLEGRFGAQAKDKALGLSSESVGKLATGALALVMVICVAAVVAIAR; from the coding sequence ATGACTGACCGTGAACAGACCGCCGTGATCTGTGGCGGGACCGCAGGCGTAGGCCGCGCGACGGCTCACGCGTTCGCCCAGGCGGGCTACCGCGTCGCCGTGATTGCGCGTGGTGAGCAGGGCCTGGCGGACACTCGCAACGAGCTGGAAGCGGCTGGGGCGAAAGTTCTGGCAATTGCCGCGGATGTCGCCGACCCCGAAGCTATCGATCAGGCGGCCGATCGGATCGAGGCGGAACTGGGGCCGATCGAGATCTGGGTCAACGCGGCGATGGCGACGGTGTTCGGCCCGGTGAACAAGATCAGCGCGGCGGAATTCAAACGTGTGACCGACGTGACCTATCTGGGCTTCGTGCATGGCACGCTGGCGGCGCTGCGGCATATGGAGTCTCGCAACCGCGGCACCATCGTCCAGGTGGGTTCGGCGCTGTCCTATCGCGCGATACCGCTGCAATCGGCCTACTGCGCCGCCAAGTTCGCCATTCGTGGGTTCACCGACTCGCTGCGCTGCGAACTGATCCATACCAACAGCCGGGTGCGGCTGACCATGGTGCAGCTGCCAGCGCACAACACGCCGCAGTTCGACTGGTCGCGCAACAAGATGCAAAAACGACCGCAGCCGGTCCCACCGATCCATACGCCTGCTGTGGCAGCGCGCGCGATTGTCCGCGCGGCAACCGATGCGCCGCGCGAACTGTGGATCGGACGCGCCTCTTTTCAGGCGATTATCGGCAACATGTTCATGCCCGGCCTACTCGACCGGATGATGGCCAAGCAGGCCTGGAGTGGGCAGATGACCGACTCGCCGGCCGGTGATGAACAGCCTGACAACCTGTTCCATCCCGTAGAGGGCCTGCACCGTCTCGAAGGGCGCTTCGGCGCGCAGGCCAAGGACAAGGCACTGGGCCTCAGTTCCGAATCCGTGGGCAAGCTGGCCACGGGCGCCTTGGCACTGGTAATGGTGATTTGTGTAGCGGCAGTAGTTGCCATTGCCCGCTAG